The Kordia sp. SMS9 genome window below encodes:
- a CDS encoding RagB/SusD family nutrient uptake outer membrane protein: MKHYKKLIYLFIGIATISCNDYLDLDPISEETSGNAYESASQIEAALVGAYESFQSSEYYVWDNILFQDVRSDNCYAGGDNPEIFQIDFIDIEPTHSRLFTHWSNLYNAISKANLVLERVDDINDPLLTDERRNQIKGEAYFLRSYHYFTLVKLWGSVPLILNTITSTDSESVNVPRASIEEVYAQITTDLETAANLLPDIYGIDASINKARATAGAAHALAAKAYAQQPNADYAAVLNHIEAVESSTANYQLIPYSQLFDGNNYNNAESIIEVQYLGGNEGNFGPQLLLPPSVSGDTWRKFVTPSVDLVNAFDEQGDTVRKNAAILFEEVQWVDEFWGNTQGSSIPFSFKWKNANGFASADNTYLLRYGDIVLLKAEAYNELTQLGNAIIEVNKIRNRAGLPELTTAQSNSQEALRNTILKERRLELFQEGQRWDDLARYNQLVATMNNLIEIDLRNGSPVNYNMTEAKKILPIPQQELDRNPALVQNPL, from the coding sequence ATGAAACACTATAAAAAACTCATATATCTCTTCATCGGCATTGCAACCATTTCGTGTAATGACTATTTAGACTTAGATCCAATCTCCGAAGAAACCAGCGGAAATGCATACGAAAGTGCAAGCCAAATAGAAGCGGCTTTGGTGGGCGCATACGAATCGTTTCAATCTTCCGAATACTATGTGTGGGACAACATTCTATTTCAAGATGTACGTTCGGATAACTGTTACGCAGGTGGCGACAATCCAGAAATATTTCAAATAGATTTCATTGACATTGAACCAACACACTCACGGTTATTTACACACTGGTCCAATCTCTACAACGCCATTTCAAAAGCAAATTTAGTGCTAGAACGCGTCGATGATATCAACGATCCATTACTCACAGACGAACGCAGAAACCAAATAAAGGGCGAAGCGTATTTCTTGCGATCGTATCATTATTTCACGTTAGTAAAACTTTGGGGCAGTGTTCCGTTAATTCTTAACACGATTACGTCAACCGATAGCGAAAGTGTCAATGTGCCACGCGCAAGTATTGAAGAAGTATATGCGCAAATTACCACAGACTTAGAAACTGCCGCAAACTTATTACCAGATATTTACGGAATTGACGCAAGTATCAACAAAGCTAGAGCAACCGCAGGCGCAGCACACGCACTTGCTGCAAAAGCCTATGCACAACAACCAAACGCAGATTATGCAGCAGTACTAAACCATATAGAAGCCGTAGAAAGCAGCACAGCCAACTACCAACTCATTCCGTACAGCCAGCTATTTGATGGTAACAATTACAACAATGCCGAATCCATCATAGAAGTGCAATACTTAGGAGGAAACGAAGGAAACTTTGGTCCACAATTGCTATTGCCGCCATCTGTAAGTGGAGATACATGGCGAAAATTTGTCACGCCATCAGTCGATTTAGTCAATGCGTTTGATGAACAAGGCGATACAGTACGAAAAAATGCTGCCATTCTCTTTGAGGAAGTTCAATGGGTAGACGAATTTTGGGGAAACACGCAAGGAAGTTCCATTCCGTTCAGTTTCAAGTGGAAAAACGCAAATGGTTTTGCTAGTGCTGATAACACGTATTTACTGCGTTATGGCGATATAGTTTTGCTCAAGGCGGAAGCGTACAATGAACTTACGCAACTTGGAAATGCCATCATTGAAGTCAACAAAATTCGCAACCGAGCAGGTTTGCCAGAGCTAACAACAGCACAAAGCAATTCGCAAGAAGCGCTCAGAAACACCATACTCAAAGAACGCCGACTCGAACTATTTCAAGAAGGACAACGTTGGGACGATTTAGCGCGTTACAACCAATTAGTTGCTACGATGAACAATCTCATCGAAATAGATCTCAGAAATGGAAGCCCAGTCAATTACAACATGACAGAAGCTAAAAAAATACTACCAATTCCGCAGCAGGAACTTGACAGAAATCCTGCTTTAGTTCAAAATCCGTTATAA
- a CDS encoding SusE domain-containing protein encodes MKKKYIQLLTLCFAAFITMVSCETEENLQPEGEWTLSAPIIIAPTATTSIILDETTPNETITFSWESAESSAGYAVTYEVLIDTLGTTDFSTPILTTASSNNGTENSVSITYEAINEALAFAGYPANSEANVAFAVKANSLSKSNTAAGSMKVVRFENEIIPTRLYISGTATENNNNLAEAILMRRLTDENGLNANIHEVYTSLIGGETYKFYSERSLPALVYGGSEGNLEVFGDGIVAEDDGQYRIRINLDTNTYELFQISYWGMVGTPVSGGWGGDEPLYYQGNGIWQASIDLENTGGFVFRANGDWGYLLKRVVGTPNTLVLENDATTQGVTIEDIPNDQTGLYIVTLDLSAENYNYSFEEDNTVIEPIATPSQLFLFENGTMIQEFSKDGDVFSTTDFIPMQASNTYTLNSAMDGSGISYSVNGNLAQSINPDGDSVSDTLTLLENNNTFTLDNDRALRFNIDFSVPQLSWTYYNFKLFHWQIWDDRVESQMTYSHPNTFSITVNLTAGYDSKFISPWDFDLGSDNPSALTGNLINGGGSNLLNISTDGSYIVTISLANDYQSGTYEFVQ; translated from the coding sequence ATGAAAAAGAAATACATACAATTACTCACACTTTGCTTTGCAGCATTCATTACGATGGTTTCTTGTGAAACAGAAGAAAACTTACAACCTGAAGGCGAATGGACATTGAGCGCACCAATCATCATTGCGCCAACAGCAACCACAAGCATTATTTTAGATGAAACAACACCAAACGAAACCATTACGTTCAGTTGGGAATCGGCAGAATCATCTGCAGGTTATGCAGTTACGTACGAAGTATTAATTGATACCTTAGGTACAACCGATTTTAGTACGCCAATCTTAACAACAGCATCGTCCAACAACGGAACGGAAAACTCAGTGTCAATTACCTATGAAGCAATCAATGAAGCATTAGCGTTTGCAGGTTATCCAGCAAATTCAGAAGCCAATGTTGCCTTTGCGGTAAAAGCGAACAGTTTAAGCAAAAGCAATACGGCAGCAGGAAGCATGAAGGTAGTTCGGTTTGAAAATGAAATCATTCCAACGCGACTCTACATTTCAGGGACAGCTACTGAAAACAACAACAATCTAGCGGAAGCCATTCTCATGAGACGTTTAACAGACGAAAACGGACTCAACGCAAACATTCATGAAGTATACACAAGCTTAATTGGAGGCGAAACGTACAAATTTTACAGCGAACGCAGTTTACCAGCATTAGTATACGGCGGAAGCGAAGGCAACCTAGAAGTCTTTGGTGACGGAATTGTAGCAGAAGATGACGGACAATATCGAATCCGAATCAACTTGGACACGAATACGTATGAACTCTTTCAAATCAGTTATTGGGGAATGGTTGGAACGCCCGTAAGTGGTGGTTGGGGTGGCGACGAACCGTTATACTATCAAGGAAACGGAATTTGGCAAGCATCTATCGACTTAGAAAACACAGGTGGATTTGTCTTTAGAGCCAATGGCGATTGGGGATATTTGCTAAAAAGAGTCGTAGGAACGCCAAATACATTGGTGTTGGAAAATGATGCAACAACTCAAGGTGTAACTATTGAAGACATTCCAAACGATCAAACAGGATTGTACATTGTAACCTTAGACCTTTCGGCAGAAAATTACAACTATTCTTTTGAAGAAGACAACACGGTCATTGAACCAATTGCCACGCCAAGTCAGCTATTTCTATTTGAAAATGGCACCATGATTCAAGAATTCTCCAAAGATGGCGATGTATTTAGCACAACCGATTTCATTCCGATGCAAGCAAGCAACACATACACGCTAAACAGCGCTATGGATGGTTCGGGAATTTCATATTCCGTCAACGGAAATTTGGCACAAAGCATCAATCCTGACGGCGACAGTGTTTCCGATACGCTCACACTCTTAGAAAACAACAACACATTTACCTTAGATAATGACAGAGCACTGCGTTTCAATATTGACTTTAGCGTACCACAACTCAGTTGGACGTATTACAATTTCAAGCTATTTCACTGGCAAATTTGGGATGACAGAGTGGAAAGTCAAATGACATATTCACATCCAAATACATTCTCAATAACGGTAAATCTTACCGCAGGATACGACAGCAAATTTATAAGTCCGTGGGATTTTGATTTAGGTAGCGACAATCCATCGGCGTTGACAGGAAACCTAATCAACGGTGGCGGATCTAATCTGTTGAACATCAGTACGGACGGTTCGTATATAGTGACTATTTCGCTTGCAAACGATTACCAATCAGGAACCTACGAATTTGTTCAATAA
- a CDS encoding glycoside hydrolase family 30 beta sandwich domain-containing protein produces MKLYIPNSMKFLLMCISFYFVSACSDDEMPEYDPPAQAEVNVDFYMTTPDKSSLLTLQSSNIFPQSDNNNNPTISISENETFQQMDGFGFTLTGGSAQLINNMSSGARSNLLNELFGNGTDDVATSYLRISIGASDLDANVFSYNDVAAGQTDVNLNNFSINPDMANLIPVLQEILAINPNIKILATPWSAPVWMKTNENSVGGELRSEYYGTYANYFVKYIQAMEAQGITIDAITVQNEPENPFNNPSMVMTAAQQIDFIGNHLGIAFANANIPTKIIAFDHNPDNTNYPIAVLNNAAANSYIDGSAFHLYAGQINNLSLVHNAHPDKNIYFTEQWIESPGNFQEDIRWHFRELMIGAPRNWSKNVLQWNLAANPNNGPFTDGGCTSCLGAVTIDGNDVTRNSAYYIVAQVAKFVPVNSTRIGSNYLTDLPNVAYKTPNGNIVVIVLNNTDTQKNFNINVQAEPISTVLPAGSVGTYVW; encoded by the coding sequence ATGAAATTATACATTCCAAATAGCATGAAATTTTTACTAATGTGCATATCTTTCTATTTCGTTTCCGCATGCAGCGATGATGAAATGCCTGAATACGATCCGCCAGCACAAGCGGAAGTCAATGTCGATTTTTACATGACAACGCCAGACAAATCGAGCTTACTTACATTGCAAAGCAGTAACATATTTCCGCAGTCGGACAACAACAACAATCCCACGATTTCCATCAGTGAAAACGAAACATTTCAACAAATGGATGGTTTTGGGTTTACGCTCACAGGCGGAAGTGCGCAACTCATCAACAACATGTCTTCGGGCGCAAGAAGCAATTTGCTCAACGAACTTTTCGGAAATGGCACAGACGATGTGGCAACTTCTTATTTAAGAATCAGTATTGGGGCTTCCGATTTAGACGCGAATGTATTTAGTTACAACGATGTGGCTGCGGGACAAACGGACGTGAATTTGAACAACTTTTCCATCAATCCAGACATGGCAAACTTAATTCCCGTATTGCAAGAAATCTTGGCCATCAATCCAAACATAAAAATATTGGCAACACCTTGGTCTGCGCCAGTTTGGATGAAAACCAATGAAAATTCTGTGGGTGGCGAATTGCGATCCGAATATTACGGAACGTACGCAAATTACTTCGTAAAATACATTCAAGCCATGGAAGCGCAAGGAATTACAATCGATGCGATAACGGTTCAAAACGAACCTGAAAATCCGTTCAACAACCCTAGCATGGTCATGACTGCCGCACAGCAAATTGATTTTATCGGAAATCATTTAGGTATCGCTTTCGCGAATGCAAACATTCCCACAAAAATCATTGCATTTGATCACAATCCAGACAATACAAACTATCCAATTGCGGTGTTAAATAACGCTGCGGCCAACAGTTATATTGACGGTTCGGCCTTTCACTTATATGCGGGACAAATCAACAATTTAAGTTTGGTACACAACGCGCATCCTGACAAAAACATCTATTTCACGGAACAATGGATAGAATCGCCAGGTAATTTTCAAGAAGACATTCGTTGGCATTTTAGAGAACTTATGATTGGCGCACCGAGAAATTGGAGCAAAAATGTATTGCAATGGAACTTGGCCGCAAATCCAAATAACGGTCCGTTTACCGATGGCGGTTGTACGTCTTGTTTGGGCGCTGTAACAATTGATGGAAACGATGTCACACGAAATTCTGCGTATTATATTGTAGCGCAAGTGGCAAAATTTGTGCCTGTCAATTCCACACGAATTGGTTCTAATTATTTGACCGATCTTCCAAATGTGGCATACAAAACACCGAATGGAAATATTGTAGTCATCGTTTTAAACAATACAGACACACAGAAAAATTTTAACATCAATGTACAAGCCGAACCTATTTCTACTGTATTGCCTGCGGGATCAGTAGGAACCTACGTTTGGTAA
- a CDS encoding glycoside hydrolase family 30 beta sandwich domain-containing protein, producing the protein MNIKNTIIVVAALLLASCASDVSEPKKKEPSATKTSKNPVFTPTKAVVYTTAEKSTLRLANQGEFSFTNTKQPLETEVAVFVNPAKQFQTFLGIGGAITDASAEVFSKLPKDKQEELLNAYYSENGINYNIIRTSIHSSDFGLGSFTYIKEKDETLETFSIAKDKEKRIPMIKRATALIKDDLVFYASPWSPPAFMKTNNHMLKGGKLLPKYYQTWADYFVKFIKAYEAEGIPVWGVTIQNEPMATQRWESCIYSAEEERDFLKNNLGPTFEKNGFGDKNIVVWDHNRDLISHRANTIFEDAEAAKYAWGIGFHWYETWTGGAPKYENLGNINASFPTKNLLFTEGCQEKFDEKAYQRWSNAERYGNSMINDFNNGTVGWTDWNILLDHTGGPNHVQNFCFAPIHADTRTNELIYTPSYYYIGHFSKFIQPNAKRVSTTTSRSTLESTSFQNTDGSIITVVMNKTDQKINYKLIVGDQELKLSIDAHAIQSLIY; encoded by the coding sequence ATGAACATAAAAAATACGATAATTGTCGTAGCAGCATTGCTACTGGCTTCATGCGCTAGTGACGTATCTGAACCTAAAAAAAAGGAACCATCAGCAACAAAAACTTCCAAAAATCCTGTATTTACACCCACAAAAGCAGTAGTGTATACAACCGCTGAAAAATCAACATTGCGCTTGGCAAATCAAGGGGAATTTAGTTTTACTAATACGAAGCAACCACTAGAAACAGAAGTTGCCGTTTTTGTAAATCCTGCAAAGCAGTTTCAAACCTTTTTGGGAATTGGTGGCGCTATTACAGACGCTTCTGCGGAAGTGTTTTCCAAACTACCAAAAGACAAACAAGAAGAACTCTTAAACGCATACTATTCCGAAAACGGCATCAATTACAACATCATTAGAACGAGTATTCACAGCAGTGATTTTGGTTTGGGAAGTTTTACCTATATCAAAGAAAAAGACGAAACGCTTGAAACGTTTTCCATTGCAAAAGACAAAGAAAAGCGCATTCCGATGATTAAAAGAGCCACGGCACTTATTAAAGACGATTTGGTTTTTTATGCAAGTCCGTGGAGTCCGCCAGCATTTATGAAAACCAACAATCACATGCTAAAAGGAGGGAAGTTATTGCCAAAATACTATCAAACGTGGGCAGATTATTTTGTGAAATTCATCAAAGCGTATGAAGCGGAAGGCATCCCAGTTTGGGGCGTTACCATCCAAAATGAACCGATGGCAACACAACGTTGGGAATCGTGTATTTATTCAGCAGAAGAAGAACGCGACTTTCTAAAAAACAACTTAGGACCTACATTTGAAAAAAATGGTTTTGGCGATAAAAATATTGTGGTTTGGGATCATAACCGAGATTTAATTTCGCACAGAGCCAATACTATTTTTGAAGATGCTGAAGCTGCAAAATACGCTTGGGGAATTGGTTTTCACTGGTACGAAACGTGGACAGGCGGCGCACCAAAATATGAAAACTTAGGAAATATCAACGCTTCTTTTCCTACCAAAAATTTACTCTTTACAGAAGGTTGTCAAGAAAAATTTGACGAAAAGGCATACCAACGTTGGTCAAATGCAGAACGGTATGGAAACTCTATGATCAACGATTTTAACAACGGAACTGTCGGTTGGACCGATTGGAATATTTTGTTAGATCATACAGGCGGACCAAATCATGTGCAGAACTTTTGCTTTGCGCCAATTCACGCCGATACGCGAACCAACGAACTCATTTACACACCTTCGTATTACTATATTGGACATTTTTCAAAATTCATCCAACCAAATGCAAAACGAGTTAGTACAACCACGAGTAGAAGTACGTTGGAAAGTACCTCATTTCAAAATACAGACGGAAGCATCATAACTGTTGTGATGAATAAAACCGATCAAAAAATCAATTATAAACTCATTGTAGGCGATCAAGAGCTGAAACTTTCTATTGATGCGCATGCCATTCAATCTTTAATCTATTAA
- a CDS encoding T9SS type A sorting domain-containing protein: MKKNYIQKILMLTIAFAFSTTAFAQIITDGTYKIFNTVNNEVMSINMIPPGDPGNPDNLIVGRAQMAANNSSDNFQLWTFTHQGSDIYTIENMGDASFLGIKDGWCGQFGDVQVGFNNMSDWIFFKVSATGTPNNYVLEIAFDAACNFGSTNVPIKAFDIDGGNAGGKLQTFDVDNTNANQQFQIVTAASLSVNEIAKNSFTTIYNQLERSVVLNSELSFNTTTKITVLDMNGRTIQTLEKAATRNLQIDFSTSTNGLYFIQIESGTIRDVKKVIVY, from the coding sequence ATGAAGAAAAACTACATACAAAAAATACTCATGTTAACCATTGCCTTTGCTTTTAGTACCACAGCTTTTGCGCAAATTATTACAGATGGAACGTATAAAATTTTCAATACAGTAAATAATGAAGTGATGAGTATCAATATGATTCCGCCGGGCGATCCAGGAAATCCAGACAATTTAATTGTAGGAAGAGCACAAATGGCGGCGAACAACTCGAGCGATAATTTTCAACTTTGGACATTTACGCATCAAGGAAGTGATATTTACACCATTGAAAATATGGGAGACGCTAGTTTTTTAGGCATAAAAGATGGCTGGTGTGGACAATTCGGCGATGTACAAGTTGGATTTAACAATATGAGCGATTGGATATTTTTTAAAGTATCAGCTACAGGAACGCCTAATAATTATGTGCTTGAAATTGCGTTTGATGCTGCGTGTAATTTTGGTTCTACCAATGTGCCAATCAAAGCATTTGATATTGATGGCGGAAATGCAGGTGGAAAATTACAAACATTCGATGTTGACAATACCAATGCGAATCAGCAATTTCAAATTGTCACTGCAGCAAGTTTAAGCGTGAATGAAATTGCAAAAAACAGCTTTACCACAATTTACAATCAATTGGAACGTTCAGTGGTGCTTAACAGCGAACTTTCATTCAATACCACCACAAAAATTACAGTTCTTGACATGAATGGAAGAACGATTCAAACCTTAGAAAAAGCAGCTACACGTAATTTACAAATTGATTTTAGTACAAGCACAAACGGCTTGTATTTCATTCAGATTGAAAGTGGCACTATTCGCGATGTAAAAAAGGTAATTGTTTACTAA
- a CDS encoding cellulase family glycosylhydrolase: MKTKKSIIHSWLLLLCVSLMASFAHAQLTVSATGSKILENGNPITLRGVNFGNWLLWEGYMMDLDVDGIKSHSQIRAGLKDLLGNSEFLISNFETNWRNKYITNDDFAKAKEKGFNVIRVPFHYNMFWNDATGTTKNDGFVWLDKALSWANNNNIYVIFCMHAAPGYQNPDHHSDNPGTTVDFWNANWNNVNIAKAVWKHIANRYANRAGNQWLAGYDLLNEPVLDSNKYRLKKAYKEMTAAIREKDANHLIFAEGNYYGSDFYDMLERWDSNLVFSNHYYGLQNESNPNPDLNTIKTQGENLNIPLFTGEFGENTNTWVKAARTDYDSQNVSWAFWAWKRENTPRAVYSFTSPSKWTNKIAPYLRGVSGISRPSINETYNTLSQLANKVKLSNSTFVSTLHQLLIPSKPIGSYVWLKNNNKYVTSNNGSGPMTANRTSVGGWEKFQVVNAGGTKIALKGNNNKYVNSQNGNSPLTCTSNSVSGWESFEWIEINGQVALKGFNGKFVSSEGGSSNGMNSNRETASGWEVFSWGTTSASRQATATEMFPQQFNEEVNEATFAVYPNPASNSIAFNLTGNTSKYRIAIYNTIGVQVLSKKITTNSIDISKLGAGSYLLQLTDERGLQYSKLFVKK; this comes from the coding sequence ATGAAAACCAAAAAAAGTATCATTCACAGTTGGCTGTTGCTACTGTGTGTCAGTTTGATGGCAAGTTTTGCTCATGCACAATTGACAGTTTCGGCAACAGGAAGTAAAATTTTAGAAAATGGAAATCCGATCACGCTTCGTGGCGTCAATTTTGGAAATTGGCTCCTTTGGGAAGGTTACATGATGGATTTAGATGTTGACGGCATTAAATCGCATTCGCAAATTAGAGCAGGTTTGAAAGATTTGCTTGGGAATAGCGAATTTTTGATCAGTAATTTTGAAACGAATTGGCGAAATAAGTACATAACCAATGACGATTTCGCGAAAGCAAAAGAAAAAGGATTTAACGTTATTCGTGTGCCATTTCATTACAATATGTTTTGGAATGATGCCACAGGAACTACAAAAAACGACGGATTTGTTTGGCTCGATAAAGCATTGAGTTGGGCAAATAATAATAATATTTATGTGATTTTTTGCATGCACGCTGCGCCAGGATATCAAAATCCGGATCACCATTCAGACAATCCTGGGACAACTGTCGATTTTTGGAATGCCAATTGGAATAACGTAAATATTGCGAAAGCAGTTTGGAAACATATTGCCAATCGGTATGCAAATCGAGCAGGAAATCAATGGCTTGCAGGATATGATTTGCTCAACGAACCTGTGTTAGACAGTAATAAGTACAGACTTAAAAAAGCGTACAAAGAAATGACTGCTGCGATTCGAGAGAAAGATGCCAATCACTTAATTTTTGCAGAAGGAAATTATTACGGAAGCGATTTTTACGATATGTTGGAACGTTGGGACAGCAACTTGGTATTTTCCAATCATTATTATGGACTACAAAATGAATCGAATCCAAATCCAGATTTAAACACGATAAAAACGCAAGGAGAAAACTTGAATATTCCACTTTTTACAGGAGAATTTGGTGAAAATACAAATACTTGGGTAAAAGCGGCACGCACCGATTACGATTCGCAAAACGTGAGTTGGGCATTTTGGGCGTGGAAGCGTGAAAATACGCCAAGAGCAGTTTATTCCTTTACGAGTCCGTCTAAATGGACAAACAAGATTGCACCGTATTTACGTGGAGTTTCTGGCATTTCAAGACCTTCCATTAATGAAACATACAACACGTTGAGTCAGTTGGCAAATAAAGTAAAACTTTCCAATTCGACGTTTGTAAGCACATTGCATCAATTGTTGATTCCTTCAAAACCAATAGGATCGTATGTTTGGTTGAAAAACAACAACAAATACGTTACTTCTAACAATGGTTCAGGTCCGATGACAGCGAACCGAACCAGTGTTGGTGGTTGGGAAAAATTCCAAGTTGTCAATGCTGGAGGTACTAAAATTGCGCTCAAAGGAAATAATAATAAGTATGTAAATTCTCAAAATGGAAATTCGCCATTAACCTGCACAAGCAATAGTGTTTCTGGTTGGGAATCGTTTGAATGGATTGAAATTAACGGACAAGTCGCATTGAAAGGATTCAATGGAAAATTTGTGAGTTCGGAAGGCGGATCTTCTAATGGAATGAATTCGAATCGTGAAACTGCTTCTGGTTGGGAAGTATTTTCTTGGGGAACGACATCAGCTTCCAGACAAGCAACTGCAACCGAAATGTTTCCGCAGCAATTTAATGAAGAAGTCAACGAAGCAACTTTTGCGGTGTATCCAAATCCGGCTTCCAATTCAATAGCATTCAATCTTACAGGGAACACCTCAAAGTATCGCATTGCTATTTACAACACCATTGGCGTACAAGTTTTGTCAAAAAAAATAACAACAAATTCCATTGATATTAGCAAACTTGGCGCAGGTAGTTATTTGCTACAACTCACTGATGAAAGAGGTTTACAGTATAGTAAATTGTTTGTGAAAAAGTGA